From the Globicephala melas chromosome 8, mGloMel1.2, whole genome shotgun sequence genome, the window ctccccgcaTTTGCCCTGACAGTGGAAAAAGCTGCCCAACAGAGAAAGCCTAGAGGCTTTTGGGGGCCTAGAGGCCTGAGTTTTGTTACCCGCCCTGCTCCCaacgcacacacgcgcgcacacacacacactcactcactagTGGCTGTGGGCAAGttagttaacttctctgagctttggaTTCTGTGCTGTTTCTGTTTCATCGACCCTGTTTTCTGTCCTACTGCTTATCCCAGCTCTGTGGGATAACACAGTGTTATCACTCTGTGTGACTCAGGCAGGTTTCCCACAGGACTCTAGGGATGCGCATCAGCTGGGGTTTCTTTCCCCAGTGCGACAACCTGGCCTAGGCTCCAAAAAGGCATGAGGCCTACCTTGCTCTATGCACCCACTCTTTATTGCTGTTGGGCCAGGTGCCGGTTCCTGCCCGGCCCAGGGCGGGGCGGTCCTGACGAGCTCCCCACTCACAGCGGCCGGCGAGTGAGGCTGAGCAGAGCTCGGAGGCCCGCACCCATCCCAGGGAGCAGTCAAGGGCACGGAGCCCTTGCGGAGGGTGTGGGGCGCAGGTGGGGCGGCGCACATGGCCCTGTGCGCAGCCCTAGCCTTTCGAGTCACTGGCCGTGGGCTCCTGGCAGAACTGATCCATGAACTCAAGGAAGTGGCCGAACTTCTTAGGCTGGCCCTCGCTCAATGCCAGGCGGACCTGGGGTGGTGCCGTGGCCCCGAACACCGACCGCAGTGAGCAGCGCACCAGCCGCCGGTACCGCGCACGAAACTCCTTCAGCAGCCTTTTGGCCTGCAGGTACTGCTTCTGGTTCACCAGCTGCTGCTCTGTCCGCTGGCACAGGACAGCTCCTGCAGGGAGAAAAGCCGGGAGGGGCACCAAGGTCACCCTGGGTCCCACCTAGCCCAGAGCAGCGGGGACTGGGTCCAGAGCCCCTCAGAaagtgggagggggtgggaagaggaTGTTAAGGGCCTGAAAATGGTCTCTCCAGTTTGGGCACTAGAAAGCCAGAGGTATCCCCTTCTGATTCTGTCTCAAGCCGTTGGTAAcatgctgtgtgactttaggcaactctctgcctcactcaggcctcagtttctccatctgcacaCAGGAAGGTCTGGGGCAGATGCTCTCTAAGGGCCCTTCCTGCTCCAACACAAGCCCTTTGCCTATACCAGCAGGTGAGTAAACTTCTAGATCTTGGATCCTGGCAGCTAAGGACTGGGGGTCAGAGCCGTACCTAGTGGTGCCTCAGTAATGTTCCGGGGGTCCCGCATGCGAATGAGGATGTCATCCAGCAGCTGGGCTTGAGTCTTCCGGGGGGGTGGAATAGGGATCCTCTGGGTCTGACGGGAGGTAAGAGAGCACAGTGTTGTCCCAGTCTTCTACTCAGACTTTCATGGCCTCACCTCCTCATACAGTCACAATGACAGGCAGGGGAGAACTTGGGGGCACTAGGGAAAAGCATGGCTCTTTGAAGGTCCCAAGGTGACAGCCACCTCTGTACTTGTGGGGTCCTGAGGGGCAGTTCACATACACAGTGTGGTGGAAGTTTACCCGTTTCTCCTTGGGAACATAGTGTTTCTGAAGAGTGTCCAGCCTGGCCTTGCAGGAGCGGTACACGAGCGGATGTTTCAGCATGTGCTGCAAGGCCTGTGCATTCTTCTGGATTCCTAGGGCAAAAAGACAAGGTCAAGGTCCATCCCCCTCCTCCTGGATGCCTCCCCCAATTTCTTCATTCCCCATTTCATAGCAGCCCTGGGTAAAAAGATGAGGGCCTCCAAGAAGAAAACACTGTTCCCATATCCTGCCCTGATCTGTTGTGGTGCCAGAAGTTCCATCATTTGTTCAGTGAATACTTGTTTCCTATGTGCACAGATCCTGATGGAAAAATAGCATAGGAGTGGTGAAAGGGAGTGACACCAAGTAACCCATTAACCTCAGGGGGTTACACTGCAGAGAATGACACCCAACAGAGCACAGCTGAGCACCACTGCAGATTCTGTTAATACAGCAGAGTCTGAAATAAGGGGCCGGACGAGGCACTGCCTCCCTTGTCTCAAACCACACAGGGAGGATTTTGGATGTTCGCTTTGGAGATTAACTGGGCTGGGGAGGACCTTGGGAATCTGACCAGTCTGAGTGTTTGTTCATCACACCCTTCCTGGAGAGACTTTTCCAACCAAAGCAGTTGGGTCCAGACTGGCTGGAATCTCTGAACAGCTGTGATTCCCCAAAAGCCAATGAAGGTCCAGGCCAGGGGTCCTGACAAGTAGGGCTCCAAACCAGAACACCCTCAGGGGCCCTTTGACAGACATTCAGACAGAAGATGACACCCTGGCCCGGAAAAGAGGCTTGGCACCCACCTTGGCTTTGCCCTGGCTTGCTCTGGGCCATGGAAAGAGCCCCTTGCCCCGAGCCATTCTCCTCATGTACCTTTCGGCTCAGTGAAGGCTGGATCAGGCTTGGTTGTCAGCAGCTCCTCGGAGCCATGGTACTTTCTGGGGAAGGAGGCAGATGGGAGCTTCTTCTGAGtcctcttcacctctctgggtGCTGTGGGTGGTAGTCTTTGGTCTTTCTCCTTTATCTCTGTATCATCCCtctggaagatggaggaagacagCCCACTGACctgtgccccagaagaaaaagaaaatgcattcccTTAACACTTCTGAGTTCTGTGTGGGTCCCCATACTGGGTCCTGTTATGGGCAAGAACCCAGACTGGGGTGAGAGGAAGCAgacatgaaaacagaaattatcATACATTGTGATAAATGCTGTCACAGGAGAGAGCACAAGGGTTCAGGGTGAGCCCACAGGAAGACCTAACCAGCCTGGGGGGCCAGGAAGCTCAATGGAGGGTTGTTGCCTTAGCCTGAGCGAAGTCTggaagaaccaggaaagccaTCCCCAGGTAGGCGGCAAGCGATGAGAAAGGAGGACTGTGGCAGGCAGGGAAGAGCATGGGCAAAGATGCAAAGTTAAGACACAGCAAAGTGCATTTGTGGGGAGTAAAATATTGGTGTGGTTGGAGGGTACCATAAAGAGCTAGGCAGCTGGAGCAATAAGCAGGGCCCAGCTCAGTAAGGGCCTTTAAATGCCAAGCTGagggtgtttgttttgtttttgtttgtattttctttatcctcACTGTAATGGCAAGCCATGGAAGAGTTTTAAAAGGGGTGAGTGAATATTGTCTGAATTCACTTTTTTAGCGTTACTGTGATGGTTATGAAACCAGTAGGAATGTTGTTACACCCTTAGTTAAAACTTATGGCTgactaaagaagaaatagaaaatctgggtAGACCTGTAACAAGAGATcgaattagtaatttaaaaacttcccacaaagaaaagccaaggatcagatggcttcagtagtgaattctaccaaacatttaaagaattaacaccaacccttcataaactcttccaaaaaaaaaaaaaaaatagaggaagaggGAACACTCATTCTCTGAAGTCAGTATTACCCTGAAACCCAAACTAGggaaagacatcacaagaaaggaaaactacagaccaatatccctatGAATATAACACAGAAATaccaaccaaatactagcaaactgaaccagcaacatataaaaaggatgatATGCTATGtcaaagtgggatttatcccaggtatgcaggGTTGATTTAACATCTGGAAATCAATTAGTGTAATATATCAATAggtaaaggacaaaaaccacatttcgcaacagacacagaaaaagcacttgGCAAAATCTAACACCTCTTCATGACAAAAtattcaacaaactaggaatagaaagaaattttcttgacctgataaagggcatttatgaaaaacccacagttaatcataatgatgaaagactgaacgTTTGTGTGCTAAGATCAGGAGGAAAAAGACAACATTGTATTGGGGGTTATAGCCTGGGCAATTGGGGGATTGTTTTTTTCAGTCATGGTGACTCATAATTGACTGTATTGCTTAGGCCGCTAGGAAGCTCGAACTGCATTTTGGCAATAGACCTCTATTATGAGAGTGGCAGTGCACGATGTGCACATTTGAGTGACAGAATTGGCCTTGCacttatttcctttcctgtgcataTCTTCCTTTTATCCAACtatctcaattatttttaaatacttgttTGTTTATACTCTGTTTTGTTCCAAGAAGGTTCTGATTTAgttcataaagatatttttatattgtacGAATTTGTATGTCACTATAAGTCATGTGTGGAACACGTAAGAGATGAATAGAGAGTTAGATAATTTATGGGTGGATATACATCTTGGAAAGATCTGGCAGATTGGAGGGGCAAGACTGGAGGCAGGAAGATGGGAGGATAATAATATTACAATAATAAAGTTCAAGGGGGCCCTACCAACTCCTCCAGCCTAAACTTCCCTTTTCCTACATGTCACCTTTCTACTGTATTTACACTGAATCATTCATCGTTCTGTATGtaccattttaatttccttcctctGTACCCTGCTTCATGCTGCTCACTCTGCCTACAGTGTCCTTGCTGCCCAGCTCTTCACCTTGTTAACTCCTACTCAGCCTGCAAAGCTCAGCTCATTTGAACTGCTTTTAGGAAGCCCTCCTGGTCTAGGACAAAGGTATCCCTCCTTCCTCTAGGCTCCCAGCCCCTGAGTTTTCCTCAGTCTCAGCACTGACTGCATGCATTGTTCCTGTCCATCTCCCCTATTAGACTGAGGACACCCTGAGGGCAGGACCCATGTCTCATTCATCTGTGCTCCCAGGATTCAGATGCAGCATCAGAAGTGAGGTGACCTTATGCAGATAGGAAGAGGCAGCAGCAAACCCTTCCAAGAAACTGGTCTGACCAACGCCCCAGCCAAATCCCAGATGTTGTCTGTGCCACAGGACCATGACTTGTCCCCATGGCTGTCCCTACCAGTAGCCTTGGATCAGTGGAACTCCCAGAAGGGGCTTGCAGGCTCTGCCAAGGGTGCTTTCTGGTTTCCAGAACTGCCTTGTGCCTAGTTCCAGCTGCCTACAGTAGTCCAGCCGTCTAAGGGTTGGACAGGAACACATGGGAGCTGGGAACAAGTGCGCAGGGGCAGGTGGGTCCAGGTACCTGGGTCAAGAAGATGGACTCTGTGCTCTTGGTGTCCTCATCTGACGGGTGGTCTGGGCTGAGGCGGCCAGCAGCGTTGCTCCGGCGGGATGTGTCCTCACTATGCACAGTGGAGTCGGAGCAGATGGGAGGCAGTGGCACGAAGGCCCGGTGGGAGAGGAGAAGGCCCTCCGGGCCCTCGATGGGCATCTTTCGCTCCACAGAAATGGTCTTGGTGGTGGGCAGCTCTTTAGTCAACTCTGCCTCTGCTTCTAGCATCTCCTTTGAGGAAGACTTGATTGTGGTCATGGTGGTCATGGGTGGGTGATGGAGAATCAGAGGCTGCTTTGGCACCTTTGGGACTTGGGTTTTCACCTGTCATGGAAGAAGGGCTGAATTGGTTTGCTTCCTAATCAGAATCTCTCCTCCTGGATATCACCAGCCTAAGGCTAACTGGTATAGTGGTCAAAGCACTGGGTGAGGTCTcatagggggagggagggggcaaaaTCACACTTATTGGGCATCTACGATGTACCCCATACATGACATGTAGTTTTATTTACACCTCAAACTACCCAGTGAATAAgtgtcctcattttataaataaggaaactggggctcagagaggtaaaatgacttgtccaaggtcacagagttgtTCAGTGGCAGAGGCTCCAGGCCTCATTCTAGATGCCTGACCATATCACTCTGGCCTACAGCAGCCTCATTCCTCTGATCAAGGTGTCCCACAGTGCCCTTGACTCCCCTCGGGGACTCCTAGGAGGGCCTGGGGGAGGTGGGCCCACGTTCTCCGGAAGGCAGCAGCACCAGGCCCCTTTCAGGGTGCTAGTCCCTGCACCTCATATAAAGACCCCTATGTAAGGCAAATCTCAGGGTTTAGACCCAAGGCAATAACTTCTTTCTCACTGAACTGCTCAGCTTCCTTAGTTAGCAAAAGCCTGTCACCCTCCTCCTCTGCGTCATCTGCCAGGAGACAGCCATGGGCCCAGTTTCCCTCATCTGGGCCTAGTTCTGCTTCCCCTCCCTAGTTATACAgtgaattgtttttattctttgtcaaAGGTATTTGGTCCACTTATATCTATCTGTACTTTGACAGGCTATGCAGTGCAGTGGAAAGATCTCAAGCGCAGTCTATCATTTGAGCTTACAAAATGGGAGAATAGTCCCTGCCTGCCTATCTTGCAGAGTTCTCCCAAATGAGATGGTGCGCACAAATGTACCTAACAAACTAGGGAGTGTGACGGATGACTTTTATGTAATAGGATTTATAGGATTTACAAAATAGGATTTTATAAAATAggattctttttaagaaaatatttcctttttgaaatatgtaaaatcTCAGTGTTTAGACTTGAAGCCTGAGGGACCCAGAGTCTTTTTTCAGAACTCATGCCTCAGTGTCCAAAACACCAAGTGCCGTCATTTGCCGGCTGGTGGAGAAGGGGCCACATTTATTCCTCCCTCTCACAGGTCTGTGCTGGAGGAGTGCTGGGGACGCTCTTTCTCtatcccaccaccactttc encodes:
- the XRRA1 gene encoding X-ray radiation resistance-associated protein 1 isoform X5, coding for METLSPWNSWTFPSTASLRRPSVIWGFCHTSVSCSSQAMGSPPCHPIWLLQSEVVFSSYPGFSTSETTKVCALPPIFEILPVKSLKARNQTLALPFPELRYLSLAYNKIAKEDAILPVALFPSLCKLIFHNNPLVAHTRGVPPLLKSFLQEQLGIHLIRRKMVKAKRHILMPRKDSRKVKTQVPKVPKQPLILHHPPMTTMTTIKSSSKEMLEAEAELTKELPTTKTISVERKMPIEGPEGLLLSHRAFVPLPPICSDSTVHSEDTSRRSNAAGRLSPDHPSDEDTKSTESIFLTQVSGLSSSIFQRDDTEIKEKDQRLPPTAPREVKRTQKKLPSASFPRKYHGSEELLTTKPDPAFTEPKGIQKNAQALQHMLKHPLVYRSCKARLDTLQKHYVPKEKRTQRIPIPPPRKTQAQLLDDILIRMRDPRNITEAPLGAVLCQRTEQQLVNQKQYLQAKRLLKEFRARYRRLVRCSLRSVFGATAPPQVRLALSEGQPKKFGHFLEFMDQFCQEPTASDSKG
- the XRRA1 gene encoding X-ray radiation resistance-associated protein 1 isoform X6, with translation MLQPKSWIFEASDDQLDYTVLPMKKDVDRTEVVFSSYPGFSTSETTKVCALPPIFEILPVKSLKARNQTLALPFPELRYLSLAYNKIAKEDAILPVALFPSLCKLIFHNNPLVAHTRGVPPLLKSFLQEQLGIHLIRRKMVKAKRHILMPRKDSRKVKTQVPKVPKQPLILHHPPMTTMTTIKSSSKEMLEAEAELTKELPTTKTISVERKMPIEGPEGLLLSHRAFVPLPPICSDSTVHSEDTSRRSNAAGRLSPDHPSDEDTKSTESIFLTQVSGLSSSIFQRDDTEIKEKDQRLPPTAPREVKRTQKKLPSASFPRKYHGSEELLTTKPDPAFTEPKGIQKNAQALQHMLKHPLVYRSCKARLDTLQKHYVPKEKRTQRIPIPPPRKTQAQLLDDILIRMRDPRNITEAPLGAVLCQRTEQQLVNQKQYLQAKRLLKEFRARYRRLVRCSLRSVFGATAPPQVRLALSEGQPKKFGHFLEFMDQFCQEPTASDSKG
- the XRRA1 gene encoding X-ray radiation resistance-associated protein 1 isoform X7; this translates as MLTGQIAKEDAILPVALFPSLCKLIFHNNPLVAHTRGVPPLLKSFLQEQLGIHLIRRKMVKAKRHILMPRKDSRKVKTQVPKVPKQPLILHHPPMTTMTTIKSSSKEMLEAEAELTKELPTTKTISVERKMPIEGPEGLLLSHRAFVPLPPICSDSTVHSEDTSRRSNAAGRLSPDHPSDEDTKSTESIFLTQVSGLSSSIFQRDDTEIKEKDQRLPPTAPREVKRTQKKLPSASFPRKYHGSEELLTTKPDPAFTEPKGIQKNAQALQHMLKHPLVYRSCKARLDTLQKHYVPKEKRTQRIPIPPPRKTQAQLLDDILIRMRDPRNITEAPLGAVLCQRTEQQLVNQKQYLQAKRLLKEFRARYRRLVRCSLRSVFGATAPPQVRLALSEGQPKKFGHFLEFMDQFCQEPTASDSKG